ACCCGTGTCGAAGCCCGTCCAGCTCGAGCCGTCCAGCGACGACTGCGGTTCACCGGAAGCGGTTGCCAACGGTCGCTTCCCGTGGCTGGCCATACTCGAGCACGGCAGCACAGACCCTCGCAGCCGGAAGCGGACCCTTAGCAAGGGGGTGCTGATCGACCGGCGCCACGTGCTGACTACGGTGTCGAGTGTCCAGAACACGTTCCCGTCCTGGGTCTTGACCGGTGTCCGCCTGACGGGTGATGCGACCAGGCCTCGGCAGCGCGGTACGACGGACAAGCTGCGGCTCCCGATCGGCACCGTGTTTCTGCACGAGAGCAAGGACATCGCCATCGTGCGGCTCGCGAGCGTGGTACCTCGCACCGGTGCCTGGCAACCGGTGTGCGTACCGCGCGAAGACCACCGGCTGGAAGGGTTGGCTCTGGTGTACCACGTATGTCACAAGCACCGTGGAGTTGACGGGGGCAGCCACAGCAGTGGCAAGTTGCTGCCGGCCAAGCACATCGGTGCCTCGGACtgcaatcaatattttgcgccccacGGAACCACGATTGAGACGAAAGGGTTCTGTGCCTGGGAGCCGACGGCTGACAACTGTACCGGGGCGCTCGGTGGTCCCGTGCTGGCCATGATACGGGACCGCTACTACGTGGTGGGCCTCAGCTCATACGTCCACACGAAGGTTTGGCAACTCCTCCTGCTCAACCACGGTTCAAGCTCGGtacgtttcgtttcttttcctaCCATTTCCAGGTGGACGTGAATGGATCGGATCTGCCAAGCATCTACGTACGGGTTGGTGCTTTCCGAAAGTGGATATCGGCTGTCCTGCGGACGGAGCTGGACTGATACCACGAGAAACTGGCAGGAGTCCGTCTGACTTGAAATGGTCGAGGTGGGTCAAGTGCAAAGAACATCATTCAACCGATGCGCCGATCCTGTGCGGTGGTGCTGTGATTATTGCGCTTTCTATCGCACACAAATTCGACAACCTCATCTCAGAGTTGCTCCTCAAGGTTGATCAATCGTTCGGAGCGCTACTACGTCTTTGCTGACCTTCGCCCCCCTGCCTGACATCAGTAACATTGAAACGGCGCTTCAATGTGATTCGTTTCAAAAGCATGTAGCTTGCCTTCTTTGCCTTCGCCGAAATATTCACTGCCGTCTCGGCCGTCCCAATCGTGTTCGTGCCCGCTCTGTTCGCAATGCTCGAAATGTAGCCCGAGAAACCTAGAGATAGGGTCGCGCAATGGTGTAATCTTGGACCGCTTGGACCGTCAGCGGTAGGCGATTCCTGTTAGTCCTGtttacgaaaaaaaactgtaccATTAATTCGTCAAGTTTTCTGAATTTTTAATATAACAGTATGTTATCGCACGACCAACGTGAACGATGTTTCTACGCACTAACATCATCCAATGCGTGTGCTTCCGTTAAACTACATCGTTCCTTATATCTCGCTGTGGCCCGCCTAATTCCGCGGACTGCTActgaaacatttttatttcgcattGCTTTCAcacaacttttcatttttttccctcaGTGTACTTTCCCTTCCacagcaggcaggcaggctaATCTTCCGACAGTGACTCGTGGTGGGTTCCTTTCCTGCAGGATTTCGTAAACCTTTCGGCAAACGTTTCGGAACACTCCGACGCGGACTGTTGTACGCTCGGGGCagggattttttttactgAGCGGTCACGGGCTATGTCTGGCTATGCTGGTGTTCCTTAAACAAAATCAGTCTGAGAAGTTTATTGGCACACCTCGGCACTACAAAATTTCCATCCACTTCCGATTAACGAATCAAACGTGTCTGCTATTTCGTCGTAATCCGGGACCAAAAGATCCTGCTCTTGGTCCTGCCGAAGTTCATGTTTTCAGCTACACGTGCTCGCGGTCAGCACGGATAGTACTGTTCGAAGCTGTCGGTAAAGTTGACGAGTCCGAACGAGAGCAACGAACCGGCCAGGGATCCCATTTGAGATGCCACGCCAACCCAGACGAGCGTTTGGCCGCCTTCACGGCGCAATAACGTTGTGATGCTTAGCCTGATGTAGCTGATCAACCCAATCAGCACCGTCCAACAGGATATCTGGAATGAAACGGGGTGTGGTTTCAAACTGGGACAACGTGACCGTTGAGGTGCTCCTTACCACAAGGATGTCGCCGATGGTGTGGTGCATTAACGGCGGAGCTGGACTCGTGATGGCTGTCGTCATGGCATACGCCGCGAACGGTACGAACAATACCGCGAGCAGGACGTTCAAGCGCACCGTATTGCGGCGAACGAAGAAGCCCAAGAAGCAGGCGGCCGGGTTGGCCATGCTGCTCAGTGTAACGGCGAGGTGGTAGGCAACGTTCCCGTACGGCAAGCAGGAGTACGACTGGATGCTAGGGAAAAACCCGTTCCCGAACAGGCACATCCCaccgatcagcagcatcaggaGCCAGTAGGACACGGTAGGCAGACGCTTCTCGCCGGCTTCGATTGCCGCGGTCCCGGTAGAGACTGTTTTGTCACTCGCCTCGTAGGTGTAGTTGTTCCCATTACCAATCGTGACGGCAGCATGCTCCGCAATGCTGATGTCCCATCGATCCAGCAGCACGAAGGCAACCAAGCTTACCAACAGCAGGGCGGAGGAGATGATAAAGTAAACGTTCGTTCCGAACCGTGGTGGAGGTGTGTAGCTTTCGTAGACCGGCGTTTCCCAGGCGATCGAATCGTTGACCAGGACGCACTCCGCGTTTCCGCCCACGCCTTGGCCCAGCGCGAGAATGCTCGGGAGAAATCCGCTCAGTCCTTCCCCGATCAAGTACGTGATCAGATAGATGTCCTTAAAGCGGCCCATATATGGCATGAACAGTACGGAGCTGGTGCACCCGACCAGCGCTACGACAAACACGGTGATAAACAGTGGAACCGAGTGCGGTTCGCCAAACACGACCACCGTCTGGTCGTGCGCGAACGCTGTCGCCAGGGTGGCCCCGgaaccgagcagcagcagggcgaTGATGAGGTTGGCATCGCGGAACGAGCGCCACCGTTGGGTTGCAGTGTACAGGATGGGACCAACGTTGCCCAGCTGAATGGTGACGACGAGAAACGATGGCAGATTCCAGCCTTCCGGTGCACTCTGGACCAGCAGCGGAAGCTGTACGTACACCGAGTTCACACCGATCCACGATCCGATACCGAACACGATCGCCAGCAGGTCGACCACAAAACGGCGATCGTTGCTAGGCTTGCGGGCTCCCATCACGGCCGAACTGACGACTCACGGAGCAACCGTTCTAGCAAAAGGTCTGGTTGGTGCGTAGATCCAAAGAGAGTTGCTGAAATAACACCGACAACACGTTTGGTATCATCCAGTTGCCGCTATTCGCTGTGTCGGCTTTGGTAATACCAAGTGCAGGATAACCTCCAGCATACTTGTCCGTGGTTGTCCGCTTACACTCGATTCACTTCACGCCTGCACAACTATTCAAGACTCCTGGCAAGGATGGTTGTCAGTGAAGCAGAGCCCTCTTCAACACGCACTTGTGCGCTCTGGTTGGGTTGCGATTCATACCAGTACCAACGCTCAACTGCACAGTTCCTCATTCGTGGCGTTTCTTATCGCCGCTGACACCGGCCGGTCCATTGAGATGATCTAGCACGCCCGACTTGGAATGTTGGCGAAAGGCTGAATGTGCCCCGGCAGTTGTCGTTGTCGCTGCACTTTTAATGGGCCGTTTGATACTAGACGGTTTGTAACTGTACAAGACGCACCCATCTCTCAAATTTATTGCCTATAATAACATTTATTCAAACGCACCCTTCATCGTTTTGTTCTCCACAACCTCCAGAGCCTGGACTGCGGCCACTATATCTTATCGAACGCCGCCGATTACCGCTTGTCAAGGCGGCTAATTGTACGAGGCAATACATTGTAGAACAACATGCTTCTATCAAGGTTCGCACCCGCGATATGGCGTCAGGCAAAGCGACAGGATTGCACGCTTTAATCACGGTTTCACACGCTGATGGGACACCACACTCCGAGGAACCCGGCTTGCAGATACTGGCGGCAGGCGTTTATCGCATTGACTCTGCATTTAAAGCTGGCAAAACCGATATGTAGGGATGATAGGATTCTCTTATTTTCGATTCTtcgtttacctttttttaaCGCTGATAGATAGTTAGCTGATTAGCATGAAATTGGATTGCGTTTGAAAGAGGGAGAACGTACATTTCAAATTATGCTAGCCAACTAATGGTTATATGTCTACATACgcatatttaaatgaaaaatatcctTATTCGTATTCCATGTTGTGTTGGCGGCCACGGACGGTGAGTGGAAGTTGGTTCCAAGAATTCAAATGTTACTGCAAACCACCGGTAGGAATCGGTAATACTCACGAACGGAGCCCGTGCATTTAAAATCTGTTTCACCACTAATGTGGTATGTATTTttctataaaaaaaatatggttttttggtggttgttatttattaaacGTTAGCGAAATCATAGGTGCATGGTGCAATTATTTAGGAGATTGTTAAAAATTTGCGGCCGGATTAGGCACTGTGTACCCCCCTGACTTCCTTGTCGGCGCGAATCAAGTTTACGTAGTTTTTGAGCTGCATTACGCGCAGCTTGCTCCAGACAAGAAAGTTGTCCATTCCGAGGATTTGTGCGGCATGTAAGGCGGCCGCTTCCGGATAGAGTACCGTCACGCAACCGAGGCCGGATGGCACGTTTAGGCTAGACCAAACATCTTGGGTAACGTTTTCGGCCTTCACCGGTGGGCAGTTAATTACCGGATAGTTGGTGTTCCCTGACAGTACCGGCCCGAGACCGTTCGAACGCCCGGCAACCGTGATAAACACCAGTTTGCTCAGCACACTCTCGTACTCGCTGACGATGTGCAGTGTCGTTTGCGTGCCCTTGTGCGCTGAAGTGACGCGCTGTTCCGTGTTCAACCCGAGCCGCTGACAGTGCTTTGCAATCCGCTCACAGTGTTCGGCATCGGAGGCACTACCCATCAGGATGACGACGAGATGATCCTTTGGGGCGGCAATGGCGTCGAGCTGTTCGGAAACCCACGCAAAGTTACGCTTGACGGTGTCCAGATCCGCCGCGGTGACGTTGGCCAGATTACGGTACACCTGCTTGTCTACCATGAGCCGCTTGTCGCCCGATGGCCAGAGGCGCCAGGAGTCGGAATCAATAacgtcggccaccagcagttGACCTTCCGCGTCGACACCGAACTCAATTTTCATGTCAATTAGGGCACAGTCTCGCGTTGCCCACGCTTTCTCCAGGATCTCAAACACGAGCCGCGTCGTTTGCCGCATTATATCAACCTCATCTTGACCTGCAATGGCGAAAGCACAATCAGTAAATAACAGCACCAGCTATTTTGCGGTACAATCAACACGCAGACGACCTAATGGACCCAATTGAAGGTGGGGCTGGGGGCTTACCGATTGTGACCCCGTTCACGGTGAAACCGGCGGATACGATCTGCTCTTCACTCCACTGGGGATCGTCGTTCGCATCGTCCTTGAAGAATGTTTCGACCTTAGCCGGGGCGAAACGGTGACCTTCGCTGACACCCGGATTGCGCTTCAGGTACGAACCGGTTGCCAGCCGACGGGTAACCCACTCGATCGGCACCATTTCGCACTGGCGTGCCAGGAACGCTGTATCGGACACCATGCGGACGAACGCGGTTGGAAGATGGGCCTGGTTCAGCAGCGTAAACACCTTCGCGTTGGTCTGATTGGAGATCTTTGCCTTGCCCTCCAGCTCGTGCGCTCGCACCCCATTGTGGGCTGTGATGCGGTCCTTATTGAGCAAGATTGAGTGTCCCGGAAGACTCGGCACATCGTACACCTGCTTCGTTTTGCCCTCAATCAACAGCTTGCCGACCTTAATGCCACCGACTGAAATTGGGAAGCACACGCAATTTGAGAAGGTTATGAACACGAATTGGCATCAGTAGTTTATGGTTTTCACTTCATCGACAGGCATGcttttgccgtgccgtgatcgAGTTTTTCTCACCTTCCGCAATCTTGGTTGCTGCCATGCTGTTTTCGGTTATCGGAACGGAGAACACTACACACTACTTATCACTTTCGTCTTTCGGTCTCCCGGCATACACTGGCAAGTGCGGGACGTTTTCGCCTCTCTAAATAGCGCCGGTACCGGCGCCTTCAAAACGGCCATGGTGGTGTGCGATGGATCACGTTGAATGTAGAAGTTGGGCGTGAACGATCGCAGCGGCATCGCTGGTGCCCCCATCCACACATCCACACGCCAACGGAAGGGTACGTTTGTGTttcatccagcagcagcctgcTTATCTGTCCATGTCCGCTTTTGTTGACGCGATCGCACACACAGCCCTACGACTGGATGGATTCCGGTTTTTCCGGCAGTTGTATTGGTGCCGGAGCAATACATCTTCATTcgttttttcaaaaaaaagtgcaacagCGTCTGCCTATGCCCGATTTTCAAGCCATAGAATAGCCACTTCCAAACAACGTCCTTATTCCACGCTCCCGCACTATCTGCCACTATTTCAGTTGTATATACGCCTGCGATGGCCCTGGTTGACCCTAACCCTAACGGGATGAATCTTCCTTCATTTTAACGGACGATAGTGGACTGAACGACCGGAATAAGTAGGCAAACGGAATCAATTTCGGGGTCAATCGCTAGTACTCTCTGCGCGGCAGCCAGTCCAGTTTCCAAGCGTCTGGTTGGTGCGAGAAcatcacaaacaaaacaaagcacagcATCAACTAGCaacatgttgttgtttttccactCGAAGTCCTTCTCACAGACCAGCGTCATTGCCAGGCCTTATCAGCTGCATTGATCTTCCGCTTCGACCGGCTGGTGACTGGTTGGATGGAAAGAAATGCCGAAGTTGCCATGGTTTCCCGTGGCCTATGATGGCGAACGAACACTGTTTCTTTCCCCACGTTAGTATTTTCATTATACTAATCGTTCTTATAACGTTCTCTTCGCTCCATGATGCCCAGCCGTTAAAAAGTactaaattcaaatttattccactAAAAACACTTTGCTGCCAATGGATAGGTAATTCGGCTTtccaaaacgaaacaacaaatgcaaattaaaaatttcgtttcttcttcccAGTAATTTCCTTTCAGATTTTCCAATATCCATAATCGCCCTTACTCAGTGGAAGTCTTGGACTTTAGCAGCTTCTTAGCGTTTTTTAATCGATCATAAACACGTTTTCCTCGAAGTGGCAATTTTAGCCTAGCGAATAGACAGGGGTCATTGGATGATTTCGCGACACAGGAGTCACATTGACTGAAAACGTAGTAATTGGCGTATTTTGACAACCATTTTGATTCTTTGGCACATGTTAGTAGTAACATCAGTTTCAGCACAATTTGGTATCGGTTGGCATAACGGTGTTTGCTATATTGAATTACTTTACCCTTGCTGCtaactttaaaaataataagttTGAGTAGCTGCTTCTTGGTTGCTGATGTCGGGTCATAACTAGGTTAGCCCAAAGCGTAGGCTTATTGTTTCTTAAGTGCACTATTTTGTTTACCGCGTGAACGCAATTGGTGCGTAACAAACAAATATAGTACACGCAGAGGCCTTGAAAATACCAAACTCCGCTAGAACGTGgaataacaacaaaatattttgatttcgCTCGGCATGTGgtagcataaataaaatgttgataaCACAAAGCGGTGCGTGAGTAAAAACCTATATTGTTTATATAGATTACTAGGCGCACATGTCTCGCTGCTGATGTCATAGTTCGAATCGAACATTGtactgttggttggtttgtttccTTGGTTACATGcagattaaatttaaaaacatgtGCATGGCGtcaaaggaaaacgaaaagagcCTACCGAGCGGATTGTAACAGTTTGGGTGGGtcagtgtttttttgtgtgtggatTACAGTGTATATGTGCTTATAGTTTGCATTTAGCAAAACTTTACGCAAATAATTAACTGTACTAGTGTGTTTAGTGTGTTTTCTAAAATTAACGTTTCAGCGGGGTAATCtttaaattttatcatttGATTCAGCCATTCGATTTGCCATCTGATTAAATGCTGGCCAAAGTCACTGGAGGTTTTGTGGAGTTTATGAGGATGCTGCTGAAAGTGATTATTGCTTGTAGGAGCGACGTGTTTGGTTTCGTTCTGAAATTAGTAACAAAGATGTTACTCAATATGGTTGACCAATAAAAGATGTCGCTATAATTTTACAACTAAACTTTaacagaaagcaacagcgaTTTACATTGCCTTTGGCGCGGAAGAAGAAGTGGATACTTTAACAATCGATCCTGTGGtgttttcaaagaaaatattttttgccaaaattaTCTCCAAAAATTAGATGACACTGTgtaaaatgaaatgtttagtttagtttagttttgagAAGGTCcttcgaaatatttcatcatttcACTATTTGTGGCCATTTGATGCTGCGTCGATCAGATTGCCGATCCGATTGGGCGATTCGTTCCTCCTCACAACCGAGGGTTACCGTGCCGCCCCAGGAGCCCTGGTGGACTAGATCCGTACGAGTGCTCGTTACCGGGTGACCTTCCTGATGGCAAGTTGCGTTTTTATTTAAGCTCCCTTAATCACTTTGATGAGCTGGGGCGCAACGATcggccacacgcacacgcaggGCCCTTGAATACCCTCGGATGCTGGAACGATCTTCCACGCTAGAATCTCtatggctgtgtgtgtttgtctgtgtgACACAAGGCACACGTGCGATCATTGGCCAATCGGATAGGACGGGCAAGGAACAGTTCCTCCTAGCGCCAGTGCACAGTGGGCTGGAGATGTACCATAAATCAAAAAAGCAACATTCACGTTAAATAAACGTGTTATAACTATATTTTGTTTGTACACTTTGTATATTCCTATCACGACTTACCAGAATAGAGATACGTGAAATAAAATGGGTCCTTGGTGTAGCATTCCGGCTTTGTATAGTAGATAATTCAGATACGTGAGATTTCTGATTTCTTCTGTCTTGGAGTCTTCGTCAAGAACATAGCTTAATGAACGGCTGTAAACATGTTCTGAGTGATTTGGCCCCctaaaatgtagaaaaaaacaaatagtttAACAACATATAGTAAACAAACTTTGGATTACCATTTCAGCAGTCTTTTTCTTTATTCGCTCCATGCTGTGTTTGCTCATACAAAGTGTGCAGATTTGCTGATTTCTGTGATAATTGTAGCTCCCCAAGCTGTtcttctaaaaataaataatatgcaacaaaatatgtaagtaaaatataaaatataaaatatgtaaataaaaGATATTACCGCCACTGTGCACTGGTGTTTCATCGGcggcgcgcgatcgcgagcagTCACGCAAACACTCAGCTGAAGACATGAACGCAGTGGAAAGCTGTGGAAAGGGGTAGTTGCCCTTTCGTCCCGTGTGTCCCATGCGGTGCCGAACACACATACTGATCGTCGCACACTGACGGCGGCAGTGCCCAACGAATGCAGGGTATTAAATATGGAAAAAGAGAATGACTGCAAATCAGTTACCACCGACGCGCTGTAGATCATAGCCGCAGCGTGGTCTTTCATTTCGCTGGGTCGCGATCGACCGAACGAGTGTCATACGCAGTGCAGACAATCCTCACTCCTATTTTTCACGTGGTTGTTGTGCCTTGGCCACTCTTGTTTACTCCTGTGCTTAGCGCCGACTATCGGTATGTTTTTCAGCCACTAGTTTTTGGTGAGCGTACTCGTAAGGCCGAAGCACGCCCCACTCGGATGCTGGTGGGCAGGAACCAGAAGCTGGCTTTTGATTTCAAGGCGACCAGCAACGACAACACTATTCTGCACCCGTAGAACGTTTGCCATTCCAATTGTGCGAGCAACATCTTCCAACCTGAACGATTCCACTTTCACCATCAATCAACCACGCGTGGTATTGAAACGCAAGCAGTCGTGCGCTTAGAGCCAACGGGTGGCATCAGTTCGGTATCGGTAAGTTGATCGGTAAACAAAGGGATCGGTACGATCGGCTGTCAATGTTTTCGGGAAGAACAACGTGACAATGGCGTTTTTCGCAGTTATGAGGTTATGTGCTGCCTGGCACGTTTATTTCGAACGAGCTTACGCCTGTCCACACAGAATCTTCGAAGCCTAACATACACAGTACACACTGGTTTGTTGCGAAGGCATCTTGATTTatgtgttttcgttcgctgtcTGCCAATGTATGTCCCCCGGAAACCGAACCCTGTTCTCGGCGTCTCTCTCGCTAATAAAGGTAAAGCTGGATTTAAAGCaaagaaaggatttttttgacACGTTGTTGCGCAACTATTGTGAGCATTATGGATCGGAAAAGCGATTGGCTGAAAGAGACAATCAATCGCGTGTCACCCGGAAAGGCTTCAAAGGAATGAATTCCATCGTCGGTGATAACGCATTGCCTAGAAACAGGTTGATGATTACTTTCTTCACCGACCTCCTACGAAAGCGATCGGGCATACATACTTGTTGTTGGTCGAAAGAAACCatacttattattattaatttgtGAAATATTCATACAGGTTACATTTTTACATATGTCGTTACACGAAACTGTCCCATGTTTTCCTACACGAATGTTTCACATCGTTTCAGGGGCGTCGCAATCATGGATGGAAAAGACGATGGCAGTTCATGTCAGCAACGAAAGTCTCAGGATCACCCCTTGGCAGCAGGAACAACCTCACGACGATCGTCACTCAACATCGCCAAGTCGGGCCCGGAACCGTGCTACGATAGTAATCGCCAGCTTGATCTCCCGCCGAGTGAAACCTTATCTCGACCACACGGCGACGATGGAACGGAAAGTatggaccaccaccggctgaTGGGTAAGCGGAGCGGGCGAGGCGAGGTCAGCAGTGGGCTGACGCACGAGTGCGGCGTGTTCGGGGCGATAGCAACGGGCGACTGGCCAACGCAGATCGACGTCGCGCAGGTCATCTGCCTCGGGCTAGTGGCACTGCAGCACCGCGGCCAAGAGTCGGCTGGCATCGTGACAAGCGAGGGTGGCCCGGAGGCGATCAACTTCAACGTGCACAAGGGCATGGGCATGATTAACAATATATTCACTGACGACTCGATGAAGAAACTGCGAGGCAGTCTGGGCATCGGTCACACGCGCTACTCGACGTCGGCCGCCTCCGAAGAGGTCAACTGCCAACCGTTTGTTGTGCATACGGCCCATGGCGCACTGGCCGTGGCGCACAATGGCGAGCTGGTGAACTGCGAGAGTCTGCGAAAGGATGTGCTGTCGCGGGGTGTTGGTCTCTCCACGCACAGCGATTCGGAGCTGATCACTCAAGCGCTCTGCCTGAACCCCCCCGAGGGTGAGGTGGACGGGCCGGACTGGCCAGCGCGCATCAAACACCTGATGAAGCTGGCCCCCCTTTCCTACTCGCTCGTGATAATGCTGAAAGACAAGATATACGGTGTTCGTGATCCATACGGCAATCGGCCGCTCTGCATCGGCAAGATCGTACCACTCACTATCGGCGCCTATCGTCACGGTATGGTTTGAGAGCACCTCCAGGCAGCGCCATTTCTTGGCATACGCattcaaaacatattttaatggcATATCTGGTTTTCCTTACTTTGCTAGAGAAAGTTGATCGACTGCCGGCCGAAGGTTGGGTTATATCCAGTGAAAGCTGTGGATTCTTGTCGATCGGAGCCCGGTACGTGCGTGAGGTGGAACCCGGTGAAATTGTAGAACTGACGCGGGACGGTCCCAAAACGATCGACATCGTCGACTGTCCGGAGAGCCGGCGGCACGCCTTCTGCATCTTCGAGTACGTGTATTTTGCCCGCTCGGATTCCATATTCGAGGGACAAATGGTGTACTCGGTGCGGCTACAGTGCGGGCGCCAGCTGGCTCGCGAGGCGGGTGTGGATGCGGACATCGTCAGCTCGGTGCCAGAGTCGGGAACGGCTGCTGCACACGGTTTTGCGCGGGAGGTTAGTATACCCATGGGCGTTCCACGACTGAACGGAGACGAAGGTATTCTTCTGCTAACCCGGATCATGATCTTCCGATTTAGGCAAATATGAATTTTGCCGAAGTGCTGTGCAAAAACCGTTATGTAGGGCGTACCTTCATTCAACCGTCAACCCGCCTTAGGCAACTTGGTGTGGCAAAGAAGTTCGGTGCCCTGTCTGAGAACGTGGCTGGCAAACGCTTGGTAC
Above is a genomic segment from Anopheles bellator chromosome X, idAnoBellAS_SP24_06.2, whole genome shotgun sequence containing:
- the LOC131214061 gene encoding bifunctional phosphoribosylaminoimidazole carboxylase/phosphoribosylaminoimidazole succinocarboxamide synthetase, encoding MAATKIAEVGGIKVGKLLIEGKTKQVYDVPSLPGHSILLNKDRITAHNGVRAHELEGKAKISNQTNAKVFTLLNQAHLPTAFVRMVSDTAFLARQCEMVPIEWVTRRLATGSYLKRNPGVSEGHRFAPAKVETFFKDDANDDPQWSEEQIVSAGFTVNGVTIGQDEVDIMRQTTRLVFEILEKAWATRDCALIDMKIEFGVDAEGQLLVADVIDSDSWRLWPSGDKRLMVDKQVYRNLANVTAADLDTVKRNFAWVSEQLDAIAAPKDHLVVILMGSASDAEHCERIAKHCQRLGLNTEQRVTSAHKGTQTTLHIVSEYESVLSKLVFITVAGRSNGLGPVLSGNTNYPVINCPPVKAENVTQDVWSSLNVPSGLGCVTVLYPEAAALHAAQILGMDNFLVWSKLRVMQLKNYVNLIRADKEVRGVHSA
- the LOC131213523 gene encoding melanization protease 1-like isoform X1, translated to MDTPTHGSVSAVATQVCCLLLAVTAITVIGQPTEVVHRPPLQETSTFPTFFRSRFNPRTLHHINGSYPYQFSQRLAKLEDRAGLNETSGSIPRPGTMEYHERIGPVQLPISTPLPTEWNNATDQPLHSQPVSKPVQLEPSSDDCGSPEAVANGRFPWLAILEHGSTDPRSRKRTLSKGVLIDRRHVLTTVSSVQNTFPSWVLTGVRLTGDATRPRQRGTTDKLRLPIGTVFLHESKDIAIVRLASVVPRTGAWQPVCVPREDHRLEGLALVYHVCHKHRGVDGGSHSSGKLLPAKHIGASDCNQYFAPHGTTIETKGFCAWEPTADNCTGALGGPVLAMIRDRYYVVGLSSYVHTKVDVNGSDLPSIYVRVGAFRKWISAVLRTELD
- the LOC131213169 gene encoding amidophosphoribosyltransferase-like, giving the protein MDGKDDGSSCQQRKSQDHPLAAGTTSRRSSLNIAKSGPEPCYDSNRQLDLPPSETLSRPHGDDGTESMDHHRLMGKRSGRGEVSSGLTHECGVFGAIATGDWPTQIDVAQVICLGLVALQHRGQESAGIVTSEGGPEAINFNVHKGMGMINNIFTDDSMKKLRGSLGIGHTRYSTSAASEEVNCQPFVVHTAHGALAVAHNGELVNCESLRKDVLSRGVGLSTHSDSELITQALCLNPPEGEVDGPDWPARIKHLMKLAPLSYSLVIMLKDKIYGVRDPYGNRPLCIGKIVPLTIGAYRHEKVDRLPAEGWVISSESCGFLSIGARYVREVEPGEIVELTRDGPKTIDIVDCPESRRHAFCIFEYVYFARSDSIFEGQMVYSVRLQCGRQLAREAGVDADIVSSVPESGTAAAHGFAREANMNFAEVLCKNRYVGRTFIQPSTRLRQLGVAKKFGALSENVAGKRLVLVDDSIVRGNTIGPIIKLLRDAGALEVHIRIASPPLLYPCYMGINIPTRGELIANKLHAEDLAEYLGADSLAYLSVEGLKTAVQLNMVPKKPEQVGHCTACLTGEYPGGLPEELEW
- the LOC131213523 gene encoding melanization protease 1-like isoform X2, encoding MEYHERIGPVQLPISTPLPTEWNNATDQPLHSQPVSKPVQLEPSSDDCGSPEAVANGRFPWLAILEHGSTDPRSRKRTLSKGVLIDRRHVLTTVSSVQNTFPSWVLTGVRLTGDATRPRQRGTTDKLRLPIGTVFLHESKDIAIVRLASVVPRTGAWQPVCVPREDHRLEGLALVYHVCHKHRGVDGGSHSSGKLLPAKHIGASDCNQYFAPHGTTIETKGFCAWEPTADNCTGALGGPVLAMIRDRYYVVGLSSYVHTKVDVNGSDLPSIYVRVGAFRKWISAVLRTELD
- the LOC131213522 gene encoding solute carrier family 52, riboflavin transporter, member 3, yielding MGARKPSNDRRFVVDLLAIVFGIGSWIGVNSVYVQLPLLVQSAPEGWNLPSFLVVTIQLGNVGPILYTATQRWRSFRDANLIIALLLLGSGATLATAFAHDQTVVVFGEPHSVPLFITVFVVALVGCTSSVLFMPYMGRFKDIYLITYLIGEGLSGFLPSILALGQGVGGNAECVLVNDSIAWETPVYESYTPPPRFGTNVYFIISSALLLVSLVAFVLLDRWDISIAEHAAVTIGNGNNYTYEASDKTVSTGTAAIEAGEKRLPTVSYWLLMLLIGGMCLFGNGFFPSIQSYSCLPYGNVAYHLAVTLSSMANPAACFLGFFVRRNTVRLNVLLAVLFVPFAAYAMTTAITSPAPPLMHHTIGDILVISCWTVLIGLISYIRLSITTLLRREGGQTLVWVGVASQMGSLAGSLLSFGLVNFTDSFEQYYPC